ACTGCGCCGAGCTCGCTCGGCCTGGCCCGCGCCTACGTCAGCGGACAGATGGAGATCACCGGCGACCTCTACGACCTGCTCACCGCGGTCTGGACCGACAACATCGGTGCGCTGTCGTGGGCCGACCGTCTCGACGTCTTGCGCAACCTCGACCCGAAGGCCCTGCGATGGGTGGACCCGCCGACGGAGGAGTTCCGGGCCCGTCGGCTGCGTCACGGCTTCCGGCACAGCAAGGACCGCGACGCGGCCGCGATCAGCCACCACTACGACGTGTCCAATGCCTTCTACGAGTGGGTGCTCGGTCCCTCGATGACCTACACCTGCGCGTGTTATCCCGAGGCTTCGTCGACCCTCGAGGAAGCGCAGGCGCACAAGTACGACCTGGTCGCGCGCAAGCTCGGCCTGGCGCCGGGGATGCGGTTGCTCGACGTCGGGTGCGGCTGGGGCGGCATGGTGCGTCACGCCGCCAAGCACTACGGCGTCGAGGTCCTCGGTGTCACCCTGTCGCGCAAGCAGGCCGAGTGGGCCGGCAAGGCGATCGCCGAGGACGGGCTGACCGGCGTGGCGGAGGTCCGGTTCAGCGACTACCGCGACGTCACCGAGACCGGGTTCGACGCGGTGTCCTCGATCGGCCTCACCGAGCACATCGGCCTGGCACAGCTGCCGGCCTACTTCAGCTTCCTCTACGGAAAGCTGCGTCCCCAGGGCCGGCTGCTCAACCACAGCATCACCCGGCCGACGACCACCGAGAAGGTCAGGACGCGCGGCTTCATCGACCGTTACGTCTTTCCCGACGGGGAGCTGGAAGGCGTCGGCGCCATCGTG
This is a stretch of genomic DNA from Mycobacteriales bacterium. It encodes these proteins:
- a CDS encoding class I SAM-dependent methyltransferase, coding for MARTPIAELVWKTLGQPAIAVHAYDGSAAGPEQAVVRVDLTSPAALSYLITAPSSLGLARAYVSGQMEITGDLYDLLTAVWTDNIGALSWADRLDVLRNLDPKALRWVDPPTEEFRARRLRHGFRHSKDRDAAAISHHYDVSNAFYEWVLGPSMTYTCACYPEASSTLEEAQAHKYDLVARKLGLAPGMRLLDVGCGWGGMVRHAAKHYGVEVLGVTLSRKQAEWAGKAIAEDGLTGVAEVRFSDYRDVTETGFDAVSSIGLTEHIGLAQLPAYFSFLYGKLRPQGRLLNHSITRPTTTEKVRTRGFIDRYVFPDGELEGVGAIVSAMQNSGFEVRHEENLREHYARTLNGWCDNLTAHWDEAVREVGLGRAKVWALYMAGSRLGFERRTIELHQVLGVRVDDCGDAGMPARPDWGV